Within Halonatronomonas betaini, the genomic segment CAAATTCATTGATAGATATGGCAGAAAATAATCTTGATCAATTATTATCAGGCAAAATAAGCCAGGTTGTATCTGATAATTTAATAGATTTATCTGCAGAAGATATGAGAGAAGTGGTTGAAGGTTTTATAGGGAAAGAGCTTAAACCGTTGACTTATTTTGGAGGAATGCTTGGAGGCTTAGCAGGGTTAATATTAAATATTTTTGGTGGAGGTATTTTCTCTGGTGCAGGCATTACCTCTATCTTACCAGCTATGCTTTTATTTGGATTTGTTGGCTATATAACTAACGTTATAGCTATCTGGATGATTTTTAGGCCATATAAACCTGTAAGCTTAGCCGGTAAAAAGATGCCCTTTACACCTGGTTTGTTTGCAAGGAATCAGGATAGATTTGCAGAAACATTAGGTGATTTTGTTCAAAACGAATTACTGGAACCATATCGAATAAATAGATTATTGAAAGAAGATAGAGATGAATACCAGAAAGCTTTTAAGGAAAATATAATAGATAAAGACTATAGAAGATTAAGAGCAATTTTAAAGCTTTTAAGCTCAGATTTTGCATTAAAAATTTCAGAAAAAATTACAGATAAATTTGAATTTATTATTAATAGTAATCTTGAATTGTTAGTACAGGAATTTAATAATTTAGAGTTTAGTTCAGATGAAATAAATAATTTTTTAAGAGATTTTTTTAGTGAATTTATAAATACTGATGGGAAAATTGCAGCTTATTTATCAAAATTACTTGAATCGATTTTGAATAATGATAACAATTTGAGCTTGTATTTTGATAAAGATTTTATGAATGAAATAACAAAAAATTTAGTAGATGATATTTTTGATCAAATAAAATATGATTTTAATTCAGAAGAAATGTTTTTAGATTTTACTAATTTCAAAAAGGATTATCGAATTGAGATGTTAATCAAAGATTATTTCTCAAATAAATCATTAAAAGAAATTTTTCCATTAAGTACCCGGAGGAGTTTAAATAATTTTATTACAGATTATGTCTTAAACATTATAAGAAGTGGTGGATTAATTAAACTTATTTCAAATTTGAAAATTAAGGATAGATCAGCAGGTGAAAATGAGAGAGCTTTTAAATTAAGCCTTGATAAATTTCTTACTGATGAATATAGCTCTATCCAAATATTTATTATTGAAAGAATAATAGGATTAATAAAATCATATAGAGGACAGCTTAAAGAATTTTCTACTGAGATTTTAGAAGAGGAATTAATAGCGGGAGATGAAGAAAGTAATTGGTTATCACAGGCATTGTTTAGAGGTGCCTATCGATTTACTGGTAGTAAAGAGACAGTTGATGAATTAGTTGATATTCTAATAGATGAAAAATTGCCTTATTTTATTTATGAAAATCAAAAAGAATTAGAAAATAATTTTAGGCCTTTGATTTTTAACGGAATAAATAGACTGGCAAAAAATTTCTGGGACTTAACTAACAGGGATGACTGGCAAATATTGATAGATAAATTATTTGTCAGGCCTGAACTAGCAAGAACAATCACAGTATACACTAAAGAATTTATTGCTAATTGCTGGAATATAAGACTCCCGGAATTTGAATTTGATTTTGCTGATTCAGAGAGGAATTATGAAGACTTTTTAAATGATTTTAAAAACAGGTTGGTTTTTAATATAATAGATAATGAGCAGGTATCTAAAAATCATATTATCAATCTTTTTGAAATAATATCTGGTTCTATTTTTAATAGTCAAAGCCCTGCCGTAATTTTTAGCTCTCTGACAGGCTTGAATCCCTTAAATAAAGGCAATTTAAAGCGGATTATACAGCCAATAATTGAAAAAAGGAATAATGAAATTAAAATGGTTTCAGATAATACAATAAAAACAATAGCGAATATAGAAAAACTAAAAAGCCCAACTAATTTGTTTATAGAGGAAGAATTAATTGATGACATTCTTGCTATGAGTAAAATTATATCAAAAAATCATGAACTAGAACTTTCTATAATAGATTCACTTGATAATTATATTTCTAATGAAGCAGGCCATTTAAATCGATATTTTTCTGTTGAGACAATAAATCATTTATCTGATTATTTTATTGAAGCAGGCTTTAATAGTCTAGAAAATCATTTTCAATCATTACTTAATTCCATTGCAATTAAAGATGTTGCTATAAATCAGGTACAATTAATGGAAGCAGAGGCTATTGAGGATTTATTTAATAGTTTTGCCGGTTCGTATCTTATTAGACTTAAAATGTATGGCTGGTCAGGATCAGTTTTTGGATTATTAACTGGTTTAATTACTGGCATCTAAGATTAATAATTAGTACTTTATAGCAGGATTAATTATATTTATCAAGAAATAATTATAAAGGGAGGCGATTATTATGGCAACTAAAGTAAGATGGTTAGGACATGCTTTTTTTGAAATAACGACTCAACATGATAAGACAATATTGATTGATCCTTACATTGAAGAGAATCCTGCAACTCCAGAAGGTGTTATACCAGATGAAGCTGACATGATTCTAATTACTCATGACCATTTTGATCATCTTGAATCTGTAGCATCTTTATTAGGTCCTGAAGGTATAATCTTTGCTCAACCTGAAATTATAACTAAAATTCAAAATGAAAACCCGGAATTAGAAGATAGTAATTTTGTTAATGAAGGTATTGGTATGAATATTGGTGGCACTGTTGAGCATGAAGGAATAAAAATAACTATGGTACAGGCCTTCCATTCATCAGGTGAAGGAAGTCCGGCTGGTTTTGTAATTAGATTGACCGATGGAAAGACAATTTATTATGCAGGAGATACTGGCGTATTCTCAAGTATGGAACTGTTTAACGAACTTTATGATATCAACCTTGCTTTATTGCCAATAGGATCTGTTTTTACAATGGATCCTGCTCAAGCAGCTGTTGCTACTCGCTTGTTGCAAGCTGATGTTGTAATACCCATGCATTATGGCACTTTCCCAATTCTTGTTGAGAGTGCAGATAGTTTTATTGAGATGGTTAAGAGAGAAGCCCCGGAAACAGTAGTAGAACCGATTAATCCTGGAGAGAGCTATTTATTAAAATAAAAAGAGATAATTAGGGAGATGGCATTTTATGAGTCAGTCAAAATTACCTCAAATAGATTACTTTGATGTATTAAATAATAGGCGTTCAGTCTTTTCTTTTGATCCTGATAAAGACTTAGAGGATGATTTACTCCGGAAAATAATTAATAAAGCAACATTAGCACCTTCCAGTTATAATCTTCAGCCCTGGAGAGTTTTAGCTGTAAAGAGCCAGAGGATGAGAGAGAAAGTTTATGAAAAAGCCTGTTCTCAGCAAAAAGTCTTAGATGCACCGGTTTTATTAGTTGTTTTAGGAGATAAAGATGGTTATTTCAGGGAAAATCCTGCCTGGGAAGTGAAAAAAGAGTTAGGAAAAGTGGATGAGGATAAGATAGAAAAGATCATAAAGCATAATGATAATGTAACCTATAACACTCCAGAAAAAAAACTAGCATTTGCTATTAGAAATAGTTCTTTATTAGCAATGTCAATAATGCTTACAGCTAAAGCATTTGGAGTTGATACTCATCCAATGATTGGTTTTAAGCCAGATAAAATTAGGGAGATATTTGAGATTGAAGATAAAATAGAAATCAATATGTTGATTTCAGTTGGCTATCATGACTCTACACACCAATTAAAGCCCAGGGAAGAAAGGCTTAGTTATGAACAGATAGTTACTGAATATTAAATTGTAAAGGATAGGTATTAGATGAATAAAAATAAAATTATATTAGTTTTCATTATATTTACTATCACAATATTTATTGCTGCAACTACAACCTATTTTATTCAGGCTTATAGGTTTCAGCGTTTTCAAGAGGCTGAGAAAAATGTTTATAACTCCAGCCTTTCTAATGAGGCTGTTGATAGTAGTAATGATACAGCTATTGAAAAAGAGGATAATAAGGAAACAGAAACTATAGAAAAAGAGATGTCTGATAATAATAAGAGTAATGGTTCCGCTGATGAGGTTATGACTAGTTCAGATGAAGATGAGATATTGGAAGAAGCTATTATGCCTGAAGATAGAGAAAATGAATTTGTTGATAGAGTAAGAAGACAGGCTGAAGAATTTCCTGATATATTTTATCTTCAGGGAGGCTTTAAACCAAAAGTCGCAATTAGTTTTGATGATGGTCCTAATCCTCATCATACTCCTGGTATTTTAGAAGTTTTAAATCATTATAATGTCCCTGCAACTTTTTTTGTCTTAGGTTCTCAGGTTGAATATCATCCAGAAATCTTAAGAGATATTCACCATAATGGTCATGAGGTTGCCAACCATTCATATACACATGCTAATTTTGCCAGTATTACAATTGAGCAGGTAACTCAAGAAATAGAGAGAACTAATGATATAATTGAAAGGCAAATAGGTTATAGGCCTGAAATTATTAGGCCTCCCTATGGATCTATAAATGATTCTCAGTTGGATTATTTTAGTGATAAAAATTATAAGTTTGTTAATTGGTCTCTTGATACTATGGATTGGAACGAAGATGTTAATGATCCTGAAATAATGGCATCAAGGGTTAAAAGATTATTACATCCTGGAGCAATTATACTTTTACATGATGGCGGTGGAGATAGGACAAATACAGTTAAAGTATTACCTGATTTAATTGAATATATTGAAGAATTTGGTTATGAATTGGTTACTGTATCTGAATTATTACAGGATGATTAATACTGTAAAGTATTCTCTATAAGGTTATCTCCATGGTTAATATATAGTAGTTTAATTAAACTAGAGGATATAAGAATTAGATACAGTGATGAATATGGTAAAGAGGGGAAAACCGGGGATTAATTCCCGGTTTTCTTGATTGCATTCCAGAAAAAATCTAAATGTTGCTCTGTTTTTCTTTTTAATTTTTCGCTTTCTTCTAAAGAATAATTTCTAAGAATATGTTCGAATTCATTAAAGATTAAATAGCCTAAAAACTCTTCAGTTAAGATTTCAGTTTCAATATCTTTAATATCTCCAAAATCTTTCATTTTATTGAATGCTCTGTTAAAAAAGTAACGCAGATCTTTTAAAAATCGCCTTCTCAAGATAGAACGAACAGGTTCTCTAGTATGTTCTCTTATTAAAATTCTAAAGAAATCTCGTTCGTCTTTATCAAGGCTTAACCTGTAATATTCTTCTATAACTTTTTCAAGAAAATCGCGACCATCTTTCATATCTCTGATTAGTTTTTCTTGTCTGAGTCTGGTGGCGATAGTTACAGGACCATATTTTTTAAATAGTTTTAATAATATATCTTCTTTATTTTTAAAATGATTATAAATCGAACTCTGTTGAATCCCGACAGATGAGGCTATATCCCTCATAGAAGTTCCATCATATCCTTTAGCAGCAAAAGCATGCAATGATGTTTTTAATATTTTTTTATCCATATCAGTTCTTTGTGCCATAATATTTATCCTCCTTTGAAAACATAATATAATTATATCATACATACAAGAAAAATTAATTGCAAAATAAATTAATTTTTTCTCATTAAAAAAAGGATTTATGGCTTTTATCTAGAAATGTATATGTGAAGTTAAGTTTAAATATTCACAAGTGGAGTTATTATTTAATATTATTTGGGAGGGATTATTGATGAAAGAACCAACTGGAGTAACACCTTCTGTTAAGAGAAAACCAGATCCATTGAGTTATTCAGAATTAACAGAAGACCAGGTTATGCTGCGCACATTTATTGCTATGTGTATCCCGGCAATACTTGCAGTATTTGCTATGGGTACAATGGCATTATTTAATATTTTAGCAGCAGTTATAACCGCAGTAGTTTGTCATTATATTATTAAGAAGTTAGAGTTACAGGATAACACAAAACTAGATGAGAGTACTTATCAATCGCCATATTCTGCACTAGTGGCGGGTATGATAGTAGGTCTCTGTATGGGGGAGTTTTCACCATACTGGATAACAGCTATCGTTTCTGCTGTAACCATGGTTGGATTTAAATGGGGGCAGGAGAAATATTTTGGTCGGAAGATTATTAATCCGGCTGCTGGAGCCAAAATGCTTGTCTTATTACTTATTACATTTATGTGGTTTTTGCCAGACAATTTGTCTGCAGGAATGCTTTTTTATCCAGAACATTTAGATTATAATCTTCTAACAAAAGAAGGCTTTGAAGGAGCTCTAGCATTAACTGAAGCAATGGGCTTATATGGTACAGCTAATCTAAGTGTTCCAGAGAGTTTATTGTTATTCAAAAGCCATGGTTGGATTGGTGGAGCATCCAGTGTAGCAGTAATAGCTTCTGGTGTTTTACTTGCCTACTGGATAAAATTAAAATGGCGTATAACTGTTAGTTTTCTTGGCGGTATGGCAGTTCTGGCCACAGCTATTGCATTAATTAATGGAGGTTCTGTTGTTGACAGAGTAGCTTTCCATGTTTTTGCAGGTAGTGTTATCTTCCTTGCCTTTTATATGGCTACTGAACCTCAGACGACACCATCTACTTTTAAAGGCCAGTATATATTTGGTGGTATCTTAGCAATATTAACAATGGGTTTAACTCTGGTAGGTTTATATGGGGCATCTTTTGTTGCTCTTGTAATCTTAAATCCATATGCACCTTATATAGATAGAATAGGATTGAAAGATCCATTTCCTAAAGGCAAAAATGTATTTAGTCCTGGCAAGAATTTGCCAAGGGAGAAAGATGAGACCTCTCCAGTTATGACCTATGATGAGTCTAAATGTATTATGTGTCAGCGTTGTGTTAAAGCATGTGATGAGATCCATGAAAAGGGTATATTAGGCCTGGCTGATAGAGGCTCTAATATTTTTACAACTGCTGGCTTAGGTGAACGTGGTTTTTCTGAATGTGATGGAGACGGTCAGTGCTTTGAATTATGCCCAACTGGAGCTCTTGCTCAAAAACATACAGATAATTTAGCAAGAAAATGGGAGGCAGAAAATGTAGTTAATACAATCTGTAGTAATTGTGGAACAGGTTGTAATATTAGAGCTTACGTACAGAATAATCGCTTAACAAGGGTAGAATCAGTTGTTACTGATCCTAATAATGGATCTTTATGCATAAAAGGTAGGTTTGGAAATACCTATGTTGATTCAACTGACAGATTATTGTATCCAATGATGAAAAGAGGAGATGAATTTGTTCCAGTAACCTGGGATAAAGCTTTAGATATTATCTCTTCAAAATTAAGTTCAATTAAAGAAGAATTTGGACCAGATGCTATAGCAGGTGTTGCTTCTGCTAAAAGTACTAATGAAGAAAGTTATTTATTCCAGAAGTTTATGAGAACTGCTATTGGAACAAATAATATAGATTCATCTACCAGATTATGTGATATTCCGTCAGCTAAAGCGTTAGAAGAAGCTTTTGGTTGTGGTGCTATGACTAATTCGATTACAGAGTTAGAATATGCTGACTGTATATTAGTAATTGGTTCTAATACAACAGCTTCTCATCCTGTAGTTGCTCAGTATATTAAAAAAGCTGTTCGCCAGCATGGGGCAGACTTAATAGTTATTGATCCAAAAGAAATTGAGTTGACTAAGTGGGCAACTAAATGGATAAGGCCAAAAAATGGTTCTGATCTTGCTGTTATTAATGGTATGATGAATGTTATTAAGGAATCTGGTTTAGAAGATCAAGAGTTTATAGACTCAAAAACTGAAGGTTATGCAGACTTTATTGATAGTCTGAGCGAATATACACCTGAAAAAGTTTCGGAAATGTCAGAAGTACCAGTTGAAGAGCTTGAAGAAACTGCTAAATTATTTGCTGGAGCTGAAAAGAGTTCAATAGTTTTTGCAACTGGTATGACTCAGCAGGAGAACGGTACAGATAATGTTAGAGCTTTAGCAAACCTATCACTAATGACTGGGAATATTGGTAAAGAATCAACTGGTTTAAATCAGTTACAGGGTCAGAATAATATTCAGGGTATAAATGATATGGGGGCCCTTCCTGATCATTTACCAGGTTATATCAATATCTCTAAACAAGAGGTTCTTTCTACCTTCAGTAATAAATGGGATATAAAACTTCCAGAAGAGCCAGGCTTAACTCTCATTGATATGATGGATGAAGCTGCAGCTGGAAATCTAAAATCAATGATTGTTATGGGAAGTAACCTGCTCTTATCAGAGCCTAATAGAGTTAAAACAGAAATGGCCCTTGATAATCTGGATTTCTTAGTAGTAGTTGATCCATTTATGACAGAAACTGCAGAAAAAGCAGATCTAATATTGCCTGCAGCAATTTCACTGGAGAAGGAAGGTACTTTTACAAATACTGAGAGAAGAATTCAAAAATTATCACAGGCAATGAATAAGCCAGGAAAAGTTAAAGCTGACTGGGAAATTATTGCTGCAATGAGCAAGGCTTTAGGTTATCCATTAAACTATAATGCACCAGAAAATATAATGGATGAAATAGCCAGTGTCACACCATTGTATAGAGGTGTTAGTTATAGAAAGTTAGGGCTTGAAGGTATCCAATGGCCAATTAAAGATGGCTTTGAAGGAACCCCTTATCTCTACAAAGATCGTTTCTTAACAGAAAATGGAAAGGCTAAATTCAAAACTGTGAATTATAAAGAGCCTGAAGTACAGCCTACAAAAGATTTCCCATATCTATTACTAACTGGTCGTAGTTTATTCCATGTTAGAACTGGGTCAATGACAAGGAAATCAGAAGTTTTAAAGGCTCAGGTCAATACAGCATATCTTGAGATAAATCCAGAAGATGCTGAAAGACTTGATATATCAGATAATGAAGATATTAAAGTGAGTTCAAAAATTGGCGAAATTGTTGTTAAAGCAAAATTATCTCATAAAGTTAAACCAGGTAGCGTTTTCTTGCCGATTCACTTTTCTGAATCAGCTGCAAATAAGTTGACAGATGTTAAGTTTGATAAAAAATCTGGAACACCTGCATTAAAACGTGCTATCTGTCAGGTTGAGAAAATTTCAGAAGAAGAAAAATCCTTGATGTATTCATAAATATTTGGAGGTGATCTTAATTGAAAAAAGAAGAAGCAAAAAGTATAGATAATATAATTAAGAAAAACAAAGAAATTGCAAAAAAGCAGAATAGATCTCCGTTGTTACCTGTTCTACAGGATATTCAAAAATTCTATGGATGGTTACCTGAGAAAGCTCTTATTAGAGCTTCTCAGGAACTATCAGTTCCACTTGTATCTTTATACGGTGTAGCTTCATTTTATAATGAATTTAGATTAAAACCACTCGGTAAATATCATTTTGTTGTCTGTACAGGAACAGCCTGCCATGTAAGGGGAGCTCCTTTATTAATATCTGAATTAGAAAGAATGCTAGGTATTAATACTGGTGAAGTAACTCCAGATGAAATGTTTTCACTTGAAGATGCAAGGTGTGTAGGTACCTGTGCAGTTGCACCAGTCATAATAGTTGATGGAGAGTATCATGGAAAAGCAACTAAAAAAGAGATACAGAGTTTAGTGAAAGAACTCAGGGAGGAGGGAGAAAATGAAGAAAATTGATTCCCCGGAAGTTTTAAAAAAATTCCAGGATAAAGCTAAAAAAGCAGCAAAGAGTAAAGAGCTTTTTATTACAATTTGCGGTGGTACTGGGTGTCAGGGCTCAGGATGCCAGAAAGTTATAGATGCATTAAAAACCGGTATTAAAGAAAGAGGTTTAGAAGATAGAGTTGGTGTAAAAGTAACTGGATGTCAGGGTTTCTGTGAACAGGGGCCTTTAATGGTTATAAGACCGCAAGGTATTTATTATGTTCAAATAGAACCTGAAGATATTTCAAAAATACTTGATGAAACAATTGAACAGGATAGTATTGTTGAAGAATTGCTTTATGTTGATCAATCAACTTCTGAAAAGATAACTAAAGAAGAGGATATACCTTTCTATAAAAATCAGAAAAGACTTGTATTTAAAAATAATGGTTTTATAGAACCTACTTCAATTGATGATTACTTTAATGTTGATGGTTATTCCGGTCTTGCTAAAGTACTTTATGAAATGAGCCCAGATGAAGTTATTGATGAAACAATTGAGGCTAACTTAAGAGGACGAGGTGGAGCAGGCTTCCCGGCAGGTAAGAAATGGAAGTATTGCCGGATAGAAGAGGCTGAGCCAAAGTACCTAGCATGTAATGCTGATGAAGGTGATCCAGGAGCATATATGGATAGAAGTATTTTAGAAGGTAATCCCCATCTTGTTATTGAAGGTATGATTATAGCAGCTTATGCTATTGGATGTAATAAAGGTTATATTTATGTTAGAGCTGAGTATCCGTTAGCAGTTAAGCATACTAAACATGCCATAGAAATTGCTGAAAAATATGGTCTTTTAGGCGAAAATATTATGGGCTCTGGCTTTGACTTTGATTTAGAGGTAGTTGAAGGAGCAGGGGCATTTGTAGCCGGTGAGTCTACAGCCTTAATGTATTCTATAGAAGGAAAAAGACCTATGCCAAGACAGACTCCTCCCCGGTCAGTACAGAAAGGTTTATTTGGAAAACCAACAGTTTTAAATAATGTAGAAACCTTTGCTAATGTTCCTTTGATTATGCAGAATGGTGCTGATTGGTTTAAATCTATTGGTACTGAAAATAGTACAGGTTGCAAAATTTTCTCATTAGTAGGTAAAGTAAAAAATACTGGTTTGATTGAGGTTCCAATGGGGATAACACTCCGTGAAATTGTATTTGATATTGGAGGAGGTATTCCTAATGGTAAAAAAGTTAAAGCTATTCAGACAGGAGGTCCATCTGGTGGTTGTATACCTGAAGATTTATTCGATCTTCCTGTAGATTTTGATGAATTATATAAAGCTGGATCAATGATGGGCTCTGGTGGAATGGTTGTAATGGATGAAGATACCTGCATGGTAGATGTAGCTAAGTTTTTCCTAGACTTTTTGAAAGATGAATCTTGCGGAAAATGTTTGCCATGTAGAGACGGTGTGCCTGAAATGTATAAAATATTAGAAAAAATCACTAAAGGTGAAGGCACAGATGGCGATATTGCTAATTTAAGAAGTATTGCTGAAACAATTAAAAGCACTGCTTTATGTGGTTTAGGCGATTCATCTCCAAATCCTGTTCTTTCAACTCTTGAATATTTTGAAGATGAATACAGGGCTCATATACATGATAAAGCCTGTCCGGCAGGTGTCTGTGCTGATTTAATCTATTATGAAGTTCAGGATGAAGCCTGTAAATCCTGTGATCGTTGCCGGAAGGCATGTCCAGTTGATGCTATTTCTGGTGAACCAGGAGGCGATCCATATATTATTGATAATGATATATGTATCTGTTGTGGAACATGTATTGAAGAATGCCCATTTGACGCTATAGAGATTATTCCTGGTCAGGAAGATAAATAGTGAAAATGAAAGGAGGAATATAAATGGCTGAAAAGAATATGGTTAATTTAATAATAGATGGGAAAAATATATATGCAGCTGAAGGAGAAAATCTTCTAAAAGTTGCGTGGGAGAATGATATTGATATACCTGGACTCTGTTATCATCCCAGATTAACCTTTACTGCTAGTTGTAGGCTATGTGTTGTTAAGGTTAATGATAAGGATGGTCTTGTACCAGCATGTACTTTAACAGTCGAAAAAGATATGAATATTACTGCATTTGATCCAGATATTGAGAGGCATAGAACGAATCTTTTAGATCTCATGTTAAGTAGGCATGAGTGTGATTGTGTAATGTGTGATACTGCTGGTGATTGCGAACTTCAGGAGTTAGGTTATAGATATGGATTAATGGGTTTAAGCCCGGAAAAATTTCGTAAAATATATGGTGATGTGAGTGGGAAACATAAGAAATTACCATTATTAAAATATTTAACTTATGATTCTGATGAAAATGAGCAGACTGAAACTAGAAAAACCGCTTCTTACTCAGGAGAACCTAAAGATTGTATCAGATGTGGTTATTGTGTAGAAGCCTGCCCAAATGATCTATATCCTGTATTAATAATGGAGGCTGTTGCTTATGACCAGCCTGAGTTATATAAAGGTTTATCACCTGATGATTGTATCAATTGTGGTCTTTGCTCCTTTGTCTGTCCTGGAAGAATTAAAATACCAGATTTCTTTTATAAAGAAGATAAGGTAAAATCAAAATAAAATTGTTGGAGGTGAACTTTAATGTTTGAAAAAAATATGAAATCAGCTGTCTTCTTTACAGCAGTTTTGATCTTTGCCTTCGTATTTATCTTTGTTATTGAAGGTGTTGAATATGGGGCTGTATCTCCAGGAGACCCTGATGAAGAGGTAGCTGAGGTTGAAGAGGTAGATGAAGAAGGTGAGATATTTACTGCTTCTGCTGAAGGTTATGGTGGAGAATTAACTGTAGAAGTTGAGATCGCTGATAATCAAATAATAGCTGTTAGAGTTACAGAGCACAGTGAGACTGATGGGCTAGCAGATCCTGCAATTGAAGATGTACCTGCAGCTATAGTTGATAGCCAGAGTACAGATGTTGATATTGTTTCAGGTGTTACAGTTACAAGTGAGGCTATTATGGAAGCTGTCTCAAAGGCCTTAGAAGAGGCAGGATTTGATCCTGATGCTGTTGAAGATGAAGAGCCTGCTGAAGAACCTGAAGAGGAATCAAGGGTTATAGAAGGTGTAGCAGAGGGCTATGGTGGAGATTTAGTAGTTGAAGTTGAGTTGGATGCCGATAATAAGATAATTGCGATTAATATTATTGAGCATAATGAGACTGATGATTTTGCTGATGAAGCATTAGAAGAGATTCCTGCTGCTATTATAGAAGCCCAATCAACAGATGTAGATATAGTAACTGGTGTAACAGAAACCAGTGAAGCAATCATGGTAGCAGTAGCTAATGCTCTTGAAGATGAAGGAATAGAATTAGGTGAAGCTGAAGATGTTGATGAAGAGCCGGAAGAAGCTGAAGAGGAAACAAGAATTGTAGAGGGAGTTGCAGAAGGTTATGGTGGCGATATAATAGTCGAGGTTGAATTAGGTCCTGGTGACGAAATCCTGGCAATAAATATTATTGAGCATAATGAAACTGATGGATTTGCTGACCCGGCATTTGAAGAAATTCCTGATGCTATTATAGAAGCTCAATCAACTGATGTTGATATAGTGACTGGAGTTACAGAAACCAGTGAGGCTATTATGGAAGCAGTCAAATCTGCCTTAGAATAAAAACTGATTATTAGAAAAATTTAAAGCTGCCCTTAACCGGGCAGCTTTAATTATTTTTATTTAATTTCTGAGTTCATTAATATGGTCAGCAAGATCAGAAATGGATTCTATACCTAATTCTTCAGCTTTTTCTTCTAGCATCATTAATGTCCAGGTATTATTTGCTGATGCATAATCAAGCCAGATGATATCATTTTCAGCT encodes:
- the fdhF gene encoding formate dehydrogenase subunit alpha; the encoded protein is MKEPTGVTPSVKRKPDPLSYSELTEDQVMLRTFIAMCIPAILAVFAMGTMALFNILAAVITAVVCHYIIKKLELQDNTKLDESTYQSPYSALVAGMIVGLCMGEFSPYWITAIVSAVTMVGFKWGQEKYFGRKIINPAAGAKMLVLLLITFMWFLPDNLSAGMLFYPEHLDYNLLTKEGFEGALALTEAMGLYGTANLSVPESLLLFKSHGWIGGASSVAVIASGVLLAYWIKLKWRITVSFLGGMAVLATAIALINGGSVVDRVAFHVFAGSVIFLAFYMATEPQTTPSTFKGQYIFGGILAILTMGLTLVGLYGASFVALVILNPYAPYIDRIGLKDPFPKGKNVFSPGKNLPREKDETSPVMTYDESKCIMCQRCVKACDEIHEKGILGLADRGSNIFTTAGLGERGFSECDGDGQCFELCPTGALAQKHTDNLARKWEAENVVNTICSNCGTGCNIRAYVQNNRLTRVESVVTDPNNGSLCIKGRFGNTYVDSTDRLLYPMMKRGDEFVPVTWDKALDIISSKLSSIKEEFGPDAIAGVASAKSTNEESYLFQKFMRTAIGTNNIDSSTRLCDIPSAKALEEAFGCGAMTNSITELEYADCILVIGSNTTASHPVVAQYIKKAVRQHGADLIVIDPKEIELTKWATKWIRPKNGSDLAVINGMMNVIKESGLEDQEFIDSKTEGYADFIDSLSEYTPEKVSEMSEVPVEELEETAKLFAGAEKSSIVFATGMTQQENGTDNVRALANLSLMTGNIGKESTGLNQLQGQNNIQGINDMGALPDHLPGYINISKQEVLSTFSNKWDIKLPEEPGLTLIDMMDEAAAGNLKSMIVMGSNLLLSEPNRVKTEMALDNLDFLVVVDPFMTETAEKADLILPAAISLEKEGTFTNTERRIQKLSQAMNKPGKVKADWEIIAAMSKALGYPLNYNAPENIMDEIASVTPLYRGVSYRKLGLEGIQWPIKDGFEGTPYLYKDRFLTENGKAKFKTVNYKEPEVQPTKDFPYLLLTGRSLFHVRTGSMTRKSEVLKAQVNTAYLEINPEDAERLDISDNEDIKVSSKIGEIVVKAKLSHKVKPGSVFLPIHFSESAANKLTDVKFDKKSGTPALKRAICQVEKISEEEKSLMYS
- a CDS encoding complex I 24 kDa subunit family protein; the protein is MKKEEAKSIDNIIKKNKEIAKKQNRSPLLPVLQDIQKFYGWLPEKALIRASQELSVPLVSLYGVASFYNEFRLKPLGKYHFVVCTGTACHVRGAPLLISELERMLGINTGEVTPDEMFSLEDARCVGTCAVAPVIIVDGEYHGKATKKEIQSLVKELREEGENEEN
- a CDS encoding NADH-quinone oxidoreductase subunit NuoF, which encodes MKKIDSPEVLKKFQDKAKKAAKSKELFITICGGTGCQGSGCQKVIDALKTGIKERGLEDRVGVKVTGCQGFCEQGPLMVIRPQGIYYVQIEPEDISKILDETIEQDSIVEELLYVDQSTSEKITKEEDIPFYKNQKRLVFKNNGFIEPTSIDDYFNVDGYSGLAKVLYEMSPDEVIDETIEANLRGRGGAGFPAGKKWKYCRIEEAEPKYLACNADEGDPGAYMDRSILEGNPHLVIEGMIIAAYAIGCNKGYIYVRAEYPLAVKHTKHAIEIAEKYGLLGENIMGSGFDFDLEVVEGAGAFVAGESTALMYSIEGKRPMPRQTPPRSVQKGLFGKPTVLNNVETFANVPLIMQNGADWFKSIGTENSTGCKIFSLVGKVKNTGLIEVPMGITLREIVFDIGGGIPNGKKVKAIQTGGPSGGCIPEDLFDLPVDFDELYKAGSMMGSGGMVVMDEDTCMVDVAKFFLDFLKDESCGKCLPCRDGVPEMYKILEKITKGEGTDGDIANLRSIAETIKSTALCGLGDSSPNPVLSTLEYFEDEYRAHIHDKACPAGVCADLIYYEVQDEACKSCDRCRKACPVDAISGEPGGDPYIIDNDICICCGTCIEECPFDAIEIIPGQEDK
- a CDS encoding 2Fe-2S iron-sulfur cluster-binding protein, encoding MAEKNMVNLIIDGKNIYAAEGENLLKVAWENDIDIPGLCYHPRLTFTASCRLCVVKVNDKDGLVPACTLTVEKDMNITAFDPDIERHRTNLLDLMLSRHECDCVMCDTAGDCELQELGYRYGLMGLSPEKFRKIYGDVSGKHKKLPLLKYLTYDSDENEQTETRKTASYSGEPKDCIRCGYCVEACPNDLYPVLIMEAVAYDQPELYKGLSPDDCINCGLCSFVCPGRIKIPDFFYKEDKVKSK